One window from the genome of Bdellovibrio sp. NC01 encodes:
- a CDS encoding serine protease, with amino-acid sequence MRLQRTLFATFSICFFAATSVFAAQTRTSSFVGTLGRFAKPGTSQALPGKYLRQQITDSSSYPLRAMGRIETRSKSQGVGTCSATLVGTRYLLTAAHCVYNLETRAFVSDIKFFPGQTGKNEMPFDPVDWERVYIPTGYMNSTETGAKKSAATYAYDYAIIVLKAKVGESLGWVRMQQAETASVATMNVAGYPGDKPVATYWSVTCPMERRDSQWFMQCDGFQGMSGSSLRVPQADGKESIIGVFDWGQEDVVGQENYNGGVVFTPEVFAQLAGWLKDTADAKTATNENNRPQATGVYVRNSCTGVEKAQVAIRYLTDDNQWVESAQWVDIPAGKTVRVATLWPGVKFYYFTGRAGEFVWKGDSLAYIQGQPQYMMKVELTDSDLQQGIEVRTLTCSP; translated from the coding sequence ATGCGTCTTCAGCGAACACTATTTGCCACATTTTCGATCTGTTTTTTCGCTGCAACTTCAGTCTTTGCAGCGCAAACTCGCACATCATCATTCGTGGGCACATTAGGTCGTTTCGCAAAACCTGGAACTTCACAAGCTTTGCCAGGAAAATATCTTCGTCAACAAATCACAGATTCATCAAGCTATCCACTTCGTGCGATGGGCAGAATTGAAACACGCAGTAAGTCGCAAGGTGTGGGCACTTGCTCTGCCACTTTGGTAGGCACTCGCTATCTTCTGACGGCGGCTCACTGTGTTTACAATCTTGAAACTCGCGCGTTTGTTTCTGATATCAAGTTTTTCCCAGGACAAACTGGCAAAAATGAAATGCCTTTCGATCCCGTTGACTGGGAGCGTGTGTACATTCCAACGGGTTATATGAATTCGACGGAAACGGGTGCGAAAAAATCTGCAGCCACATATGCCTACGACTACGCGATCATCGTTTTGAAAGCAAAAGTAGGTGAATCTCTGGGTTGGGTTCGTATGCAGCAAGCTGAAACAGCATCTGTTGCAACTATGAACGTTGCGGGTTACCCAGGTGATAAACCGGTTGCCACTTACTGGAGTGTGACGTGCCCGATGGAGCGTCGCGATTCACAGTGGTTCATGCAGTGTGATGGTTTCCAAGGAATGTCAGGCAGTTCTTTGCGTGTGCCACAAGCTGATGGCAAAGAATCGATCATTGGTGTTTTCGACTGGGGTCAAGAAGACGTTGTTGGACAAGAAAACTACAACGGTGGTGTCGTATTCACGCCTGAAGTTTTCGCGCAATTAGCAGGCTGGTTAAAAGACACGGCTGATGCAAAAACGGCGACAAACGAAAACAACAGACCGCAGGCTACAGGTGTTTATGTTCGTAACTCTTGTACGGGAGTTGAAAAAGCTCAAGTGGCGATTCGCTATTTGACGGATGATAATCAATGGGTCGAGTCGGCTCAGTGGGTTGATATTCCAGCAGGGAAAACAGTGCGTGTGGCCACTCTATGGCCGGGAGTGAAATTCTACTATTTCACAGGGCGCGCTGGTGAGTTTGTGTGGAAGGGTGATTCGCTCGCGTACATCCAAGGGCAACCGCAGTACATGATGAAGGTGGAATTGACTGATTCCGATCTGCAACAAGGCATTGAAGTACGTACTTTGACTTGCAGCCCATAA
- a CDS encoding thiolase family protein: protein MKSPRDVVLVEGVRTPFAKAGTKLKKVHPAELGKTALKQLIAQTNLDVNLVDEVIIGNTGNPPDAVNISRVVALNSGIPLKTSAYTVHRNCASALESISNGFEKIKSGTMDVVLAGGTESMSQMPVLPPKKFQEIYDKLFAAKGPKQALPLLWALFKADMNQIKALLQGNMKDEYFPQIAVMLGLTDPFVGINMGQTAEILAKEWGLSREMQDKFALRSHQLASKATKEGRMREEMTPLYLAPEYKEVISEDIGPRDNQTMEALAKLKPFFDKATGSITAGNSCPITDGAAMVLLMSREKADSLGYKPLATIRSYGFAGLEPERMGLGPAYASPLALKRAGLSMKDIGLVELNEAFAAQVMACQKAMDSDKFAQEKLGLTSKVGEIRDDILNVNGGAIAMGHPVGATGTRIVLTLAKEMKRRNTQFGLATLCIGGGQGGAMVLENEA, encoded by the coding sequence ATGAAGTCACCACGTGATGTGGTTCTCGTTGAAGGTGTTCGTACTCCCTTCGCAAAAGCCGGTACAAAACTTAAAAAAGTTCACCCTGCAGAGTTGGGTAAGACGGCATTGAAGCAATTAATTGCACAAACAAATTTGGATGTGAACCTTGTTGATGAAGTGATCATCGGTAACACAGGAAATCCTCCAGACGCAGTTAACATTTCTCGCGTTGTTGCATTGAACTCTGGCATTCCACTTAAGACTTCTGCTTACACAGTTCACAGAAACTGTGCGTCTGCGCTTGAGTCGATCTCGAATGGTTTTGAAAAAATCAAATCGGGCACGATGGATGTTGTGTTGGCGGGTGGTACTGAAAGCATGTCGCAAATGCCAGTTCTTCCTCCGAAAAAGTTCCAAGAAATTTACGACAAACTTTTTGCAGCGAAAGGTCCGAAGCAAGCATTGCCTTTGTTGTGGGCTCTTTTCAAAGCAGACATGAATCAAATCAAAGCTCTTCTTCAAGGAAACATGAAGGATGAGTACTTCCCGCAAATCGCAGTGATGCTTGGTCTGACAGATCCTTTCGTTGGTATCAACATGGGTCAAACAGCAGAGATCTTGGCGAAAGAGTGGGGCTTGTCTCGCGAGATGCAAGATAAGTTTGCTCTTCGTTCGCACCAATTGGCTTCGAAAGCGACTAAAGAAGGCCGCATGAGAGAAGAGATGACGCCGCTGTATTTGGCTCCTGAATACAAAGAAGTTATTTCTGAAGATATCGGTCCTCGTGATAATCAAACGATGGAAGCTTTGGCAAAATTGAAACCTTTCTTTGATAAAGCAACAGGTTCAATCACTGCGGGTAACTCGTGCCCAATCACAGACGGTGCTGCGATGGTGTTGTTGATGTCGCGTGAAAAAGCAGACTCACTTGGTTACAAACCACTTGCGACAATCCGCTCTTACGGTTTCGCTGGTCTTGAACCAGAGCGCATGGGTTTAGGCCCTGCTTACGCGTCGCCATTGGCATTGAAACGTGCGGGTCTTTCGATGAAAGATATTGGCCTTGTTGAATTGAATGAAGCATTTGCGGCGCAAGTTATGGCCTGCCAAAAAGCTATGGATTCTGACAAATTTGCTCAAGAAAAATTGGGTCTGACTAGCAAAGTAGGCGAGATCCGTGATGATATTCTTAACGTAAACGGTGGTGCGATCGCCATGGGACATCCTGTAGGCGCAACAGGCACACGTATCGTTCTTACTCTTGCCAAAGAGATGAAACGCCGTAACACACAATTTGGTCTTGCTACGTTGTGTATCGGTGGTGGACAGGGCGGTGCGATGGTGTTGGAGAACGAAGCTTAG